In Lolium rigidum isolate FL_2022 chromosome 7, APGP_CSIRO_Lrig_0.1, whole genome shotgun sequence, the DNA window TATGCTCACTCTGTTTTAAAATAAGTGTGGAGATTTTGTGTaaatatggatatatctagatttattttagttatagatcTATCTTTATATAGATAAAGTTGCGACACTTATTTTAAATAGATATACTAGCTAGTATAAGTGCAGGCATAGAGTTATTGGAGTACTTTTCTTTAAATTGGGAAGGGTTCCAAAGGATCCAGAAGCCGATTTGAGCGGTAGGCATACAGGTTACAAATATGGCCTAGAGATAATTAGTAACTACAACATGGTTCACCATTTTTAATATGGAAGAGTGCTGAAGGATTTGAAAGCTGCTTAAGCGGTGGGCATACAAGTTACAACGAGGATCCTAGGATTGCTAGAAATTACAACATGGTTGTCACTTTTACGAAAAGAACCTTGCAAAGAAAATATAGGTTGCAATGTAATCCTTGTGAATTGTTCTTGTGCTAGGAGCTCAAAGCATGACCACCCACCTCATCATTTAGGACTACGCCACCTGAGTCATGCAAGCCAGGGGCGGAGGTAAGAAAATTGGTTTGGGTGTACATAGACAGGGATCATAGTTTTACTAATTAATTATAGGGCTAACTCAGGGTTTGAGCTATGTTTTAGTACAAATTTATATTAGATTTACGTAGACTTTAATTGTCTCCCAAAAATAATGGGTGTATATTTCTACACCCATGTCTCTAGCTAGCTCCGCCTATAATGCAAGTCAAGAGTGTGACGCGGTGCCAAAGTTGAAGATCCTCCCATGTGGCACGCCCATGGGGAGGACGAAAGAGATGAGGTGCAAGGATGGCACCAAAGCATGGAGTGGTAGGCATACAAGTTACAAATAGGGCCTTGAGATAATTAGTAATTACAACATGGTTCACATTTTTTAATATGGAAGAATGTCGAAGGATTTGGAAGCTGCTTAAGCAGTGGATATACAAGTTACAACGAGGATCCGAGGATTTTTAGAAATTACAACATGGTTGTCATTTTGACAAAAAGGACCTTGGCAAAAATATAGATTGTAATGTAACACTTCTATTTTGTTCTTGTGTTAGGACCACAAAGCACGACCACACACCTTGTCGTTGAGGGCTACACCACTTGAGTCAAGGCAGGAGTGTGACTCCACGCCAAAGTTGAAGATCCTCCTAGGTGACACGCCGACATGGAGTACGAAAGAGATGAGATGCAAGGATGGCACCAAAGCATGGAGTGGCCGCCTCATCGGCAAAATATCATAGCGGCAAGACATCACCGCAATGGATGAAAATTTTAAGAACAACAACTTCACGGACAAGCCAAGGAACTCCAGATCATGGCGCCTCACTGCCTCCCACCCCTTCTGCCACCACGACGAATAGATCAGGCAAAATCACTAACAAAAAAAGCTTCGTTGATCTTGTTGAAGAAGCCTATGCTGGATTTGCACTCCTTCTGCGACATCCACCATGGAGGAAGAAACAAAGGAGGTCGCCATCGACTCCTCACCGTAGCTCACTCGCGATATGGAGAGGCTTTGAGAGAGCGGCATAACGCCGAAATCCACAAGGGCAAACACTAAACTACAAGTAACCCTATTGATGGTACTATATTGCGGGAGGAGGCCaacctcctcttctcctccaactTCAGTTGGCGAGGCCACCGGAGGAGAGATGGGCAGGAGCTGGGGCAAACTTAGCGACTCTGAGTGGATGCTAATGAGCGAGAAATGGAAGAAGATAATGAGCCTCCCCGTGTTCAAGTGTGGAGTTACTAGTCACCAATCGAAACAAAGATGCATACATAGGACATGTAGGACATTTGTATAGGAGTTTTTCTTTTGGAATTTTTATAGGACTATGTTGGTCGCTGATTTTGAAACAATTACTCCCTCAGATTCATATTAATTAACTAAGTTTTGTCTAGACACAAATATATTCGTCAACAAATATGTCCTTATCTAAAtattcaattaatttggatcgaaaAGAGTATTACTTGCTCCAAGGGCGATGCCGGTACCTAGCTTTCTCAAGCAATTGCAATGCCCGAAAATATTCCGGCTCGTGATCTACACGAGTGGTGGCACCAAGTAAAAAAAATATCTGAGTCGGGTTTTCTTTGTAGCCATTGTATTCCTCGTTTGAAATCGCTGATTAAGATTGGCTAAGCGATCACCATCACACACACCAGCGGACAAACAAGACTTTCACTACCCAGTAGGTTGCCGAACGTCTGACTATATGTAATGCTGTTTCAAATCCTAGCAATTACTCTTATTACTTAACCACGATCACTGCTTGCTTTACACACAATCCATTCAATTTTCTAATTATATTTTTTAAAAGTGGCTGAGCACGGCTAATGTGCGCACCGTCAACCTTTATTTAACTTTCACTAACTCCTCCTTTGGTAGGCTAACATACTCCTAAGTACTCGTTCCACAAACAACAGAGGAACAGCCATATCTGCCGAATCGCACAGTTGACTATTTGAGGAGCTATGCAGGGTTTATGAACACGCAGTTGCATGCTTATCAGAGACAGGTGACCTGATCGAGTTGATTAAGTAAAACttaattttttttgagaataGTAAAACTTGATTAACTGCACTGTTGCAACAgcctatttttttttaaaataagcTAGCTGCTCATATTTAATTTGAAGATAGCAATCTAGAAGTTGATATTTTTTTGTGGTGGCAACTGGCAACGATGAACCGATTTCACAAGATACCTGTGCCTTTGCCATCACCTTGCATGCACAAACCTTCGTTATCTGAAACGAATGTGTGCAAACCTTTTAGTACAACGTAGCAGGAGCGTGGCACCATAAACAGAGTCACACGAACTCACCGATGGCTCATACATGCGTACACGCATGGCACGGAGCATGCATTGTATGATGCAAGTTATGAGCATTGCTCACCGTTTTAAAAAAAAGGAAAGCAAATGGGAGAGAAATGGAAAAGTAGTACccgtcccatgaaacatgtcataattttatctaATTTTAGATGTATCAAGACACTTAATAGtaactagatacatctaaattttagatAAAGTTAAGATAATTTTAATTGAGCGGAGAGAGTATATATGCAAAAGCTAACTATACTCATCTTGTGTTAGACAGCTCCGAAAAAAATCTTACCTATTAAATTGCAATCGGTGGTGGTCGTACGTGGAAAAATCGTGCGTACGTCAAAAAAAAACCCTGCCTAAGATCGCTTCGTACACAGGTTTGCTTCGTCCCTGCTGCCTTGGTTTCGATAGATCTAAACAAAAATCGGTTACATAATCTCAATCGCGCTAACAAACCACACGTATGTCAACAGGAGACCAATTGTTGGGTAGGAGCCCGGTCCAGCCTACAAGTCCAGATCGAATCCATGTACTCCGAGGCTCGCTCCGATTGACCCATCGAGATAACAATGAAGCTCCATGATGAGGGCATCGGCGAAACCTCCATACCGCCGGCCGGCTCCCGACGTACAACCTGATTAGCCTTCTAGAGGTCAAGCGCGTGCACGCGGACGAGCCCAATGTACTAAAGCCTCACCGTGGCCCACTCCCCGATGTACTCCGACCTTCCCGTCTGCCCCGCGCGGGAGGTGGCCATCATCGTCTCGGCGGATCAATCCTTTCATACCTACAAAAATACGGGTACGCCGTGAATTGGATCGTCCGTTTGATCAACTACTCAATGGCAGCGTGCCTCCCCGAAGCCAACTTCCACTCAAGTAATCGCTGTCGCGAGCCCCGTGTTCCGTCGCCCCGCCATGTGCCGCGCTCAGCCGCTGCCGTCGCCGCTGCATGCAGTCGGCTGTCCTGGAGACGATCTATGTGACTACTATTCCCGAGTCTACCACTCACGGTGAACACTCACGATGAGGTGCGACTCGGAGCACGTAGCCCGCCCACACCTGCCTGACTTCTACCCCGACGTCGCGAGCGCACGGCCGGTGAACCGTCTGTACGACAGCTGCACTTGCGATGCCGCACAGCCATTTCGAGCAATGGAGATCAGATGAAGCATAGATGCGTCATACGACTATGGCCAGGACAAGTGCAGCTGAAGTGCATATTGGAACGCAAACTGGAATTGCTGAGATTACACCGTCAAGGGGATCATGGTAGTTTGCTTGCTGAACCAAGAACAACCTAAGCAAATTCTGATTGTTAATTAATCTTTTTGAACTTCCCTTGTGAATCTAAATTCATGGGCAGATAAACACGGGAAAATTTAAAAATACTTGCATACATAATAATGAGtgcgcattatttgttgatttgcCTAAAAAAACTTAACTTTTTCAGTGTTATTTATTCATATATGAGAGCAGATGCCTTTGTTCTCTTGTATTATTTTGCTAGCTTTCATTATTTATATTCTTCTCATTAGGTTTCTTCGATAGGTAAAATCATCCAAAGAAATTACAAAGTGCATGTTTCTTTTTGTCACATCATAGTGCAAGACATTACGAAGTTCAATGGAGATGATCAATATTTAGCAGATTGTTCAACAATAGAGTGGTCTCGAGTAGAGTAGAATCACAAAAGGAACCGAACGTAAAAAATTGGACATGAACACATGTTGAAGTATCTACATATCACTTTATTATTCACTTCATCAGCCCATGACTCGAACACGATACCAATGTTGTGAAAAGACTTGACATTCACAACATCGGCTACAAATTAGCAAATATtatatttgatttttctttgtgccgtagcaacgcacgggcatttagcTAGTACAATATATGTGGAATGGGATGATATGTTGCTTTAGAGTGGAAATGTGCATATTTCTTAGACGACAAAGAAAACAATTACCCCGGCGGCACTAAAAACCATCTGATCTGATCCTTGATATTTATGAAAATACGAAGGAAATAAAAAGATTCACAACGGACGATTATGAAGGTTGATTGGCGAATAATTATTCCTAACAGTCGCTCCATAAGAGTCctaaagtaaacttgtttcatggAAAATAAACCTAGACATAAGCATAGTCCATATGATCGGTTGGCTGCTTTACCGCGAGTTGAATCAAAGCCAAGCATAAAACCATAGCAGTGTTTGGTTAAAAGAGTATAAACTCAATTTGTTGGAACATTCCTACAAACGGATGAGGAAAAAAGCTGTTTGCTTCTTGATATGTTTTTTTAACAAAATATTACGTTTACAATCTTTGCTTCTGCTCAATATTGTTTACAATCATTGTTTCCTCTGAATGATTTTACTAAATCAAGTTTCTGATTTACATACCCAAAAGCCCGTGAGTTGGTATTTCAAACTTTACAGTAGAAAGTTGAGGTTCGAATTGTTGAATTTAAGTCAAAATCCACTGCTCATGACTGATCTTTGACTTGAAAGTTCGAAGTAGTGAGCTAAAAGATTAAGAAAGAGAGGAGGGATACTTTCTTTCTTTCCCCCGGGTCTCTCTCGAAGCTCTCTCTTTCTGGTCTCTTCCTCTTGCTCCCCGGGCCGGACCGGAGCTTCTCTTGCCGGCGTATTCGCGCGGAGATGCCGAAGGGATGGTGCCGGTAGTAGTTTTAGGTGTAGTTTCTTTCCAGAGTTTACCTATATGGAGTCTGAGAGTAGGTTGGTAGATCCAGGCGACCAGATCTGCCACGCCATGGATCTCTTTTTCTTCACTGTATCTACTTGGTGGCGAGCCAAGGTGCAGGTGGGGAAGAGGAGGTCATGCATCTCTCCAAATAAAGTCTGCATCTGGAGTTTGGAGCTGGATTTCTCGGACCAATCCTGGCTCTGTTTGGTTCTTCTCTGCTTTCCAGCGATTCTCCCATGGTGGGAGCAGATGGAGGTGATGAGGGAGCTCAGGAACTCCTTCAATAAGGTCCAGGTTCGTTTGATGTGCGGGCTCACCTTCGTTGGTCAAAGATTCAAACTTCTCCCCTCTCGTCATGGTGACGTTGAGGGAAGTCAGTTTGCAATCCTTGGCTGCTCGACGGCGGGTCAGCGCCAGGGAAACTATGAAGCTTCGTTTGGGAGGGCATCCACAACAGCTCCGTCTTGGCTGCTGTCTCTGATGGTCGAAGGGCGACCCCTCCACCCTCTGTCACCGGCGACGATTTCTTCCGACCGGTGGTTGCAGGTATTCTTCTACCTCCAGGCTGTCGTGCCAAAGCGGAGGCCTCATAGCTCCATCACAGTAGGTTCCCGGAGCTCCGTCCCAAGTGGTAATGTCCCCGGCGATGGCGTTCTTGGCTGTGAAGTGATGCAGCGATGCGGTGGAGATGGAGCTGGACCTGATTGCACACTCAGTTTTAGATCTAGGGTCCCTAGTGCAAAATGTGAAGACTTTGTTGTAATTTACGATTTTCTTGTGGTCTGTGATGTAAGTTGTAACTCCACCGCTTTTAGTTAATCGAGCTTCTGGGTCCTTCGGGACcgaccctgttcaaaaaaaaaaaagatttcttTCAAAGATTAAAGCTGAGGGGGTTCTCAATCCCAAACGTCAAACCTGAGTGGGTCATGTAGACTTCTTTCAAAGATTAAAACTGAACTTTTCTACGTCAAAAGTTCAATTTTCTTTTACTTGTATGCATACCTTGTTCTTTAGAGCACACCAGAGAACCGAAAACTAACTGTACGCTAGCCAAGGACTAATGCTATGTGGCACTCATTAGACGCCTCCTTGACCTAATGCTTTACCATGCACCTATTTGGATTTTCTTTTCCAAAGGTGAGAAGCCATATCTTAAACAAGTTTAAGAGTTAGAAAAAACCCTGACGAAAACTACATATAGTACCCAAGAGAATTTGTACGCCTCTAACCTACACAAGCGGATGCCGCCCTGTGAGTGTATATCTATAGCGCACCTGCTCCGCATCCTTGTTCTTTAGGTCGGTGTAACCATGGCAAGGAACTAAGTCACTAGATGATAAGTCAAGTTTTATGTCTACGATATATGTGTACACACAGAATCTCGATCAATGCATCAATATGCGTGAGTTGAAGCGGGCCTAAAGGTGGCATAATCGAAAATTTCATTTTCAAAACTTTGGTTCAAAAAGTTGAAATCAAAATAAGATTTAGTGATTTTCTAAGTGAATACTTAATCCATTTTTAGCAGTAGATATGCAGTGTGATGGTAGCCACAAGGAGATACTAGATGCCAGTAGTACAATTGGTCTTCTTGCACAGTTGTACCCTTATTAATCCCAGCACCAGCACGTGCTTTTGGGGCAAAGTTTCACACTCACACAGTAGTAGAGGAGGAGGGGTCGTCGTCCCAAACAACACTTCCCTTTCACGCCATGGCCCATCCTTAAAAAACCCACCTTTGCTCCACTCCCCACAGACCAAAAATTCCCATCTTCACCCACACCActctcccctcctcctcgctgTCTTCTTCTCCGGACCTCCAGTTCAAAAATTCGCTCGCTCGCGCAGTCGCGCCCAAAACTCCAAACCCTACCCTGTCCGGTCCGGCTCCAGCCCGTCCCCCGGCCGAGCTCCCCGCACCGCCGGATCCCTGCGCGGAACATGCGGGATCTGGGCCCATGGCGACCGGCCCCGATctgacctcctcctccgccgccgccgacgccgcctcgtCGGCGGCCAAGAAGGACCGCCACATCGTGAGCTGGAGCGCCGAGGTGCGTGCCATACCGTGCTGTTGTTCCCTGGGCGCCTCGCGGCTGCGTAAACTTGTGCCGCGTCGGTGCTTTCCCCCTGCTCGATTTCGCTGGATTGGATTCGGGGACTTCCTTCGTTCCTGTAGCAATTCGTTCCCCTTTTCCGTTTGGCGAAAAAGAGGCAGTTTTTTCTTACATGTTTGGGCATAATCCGCGTTTTGGcaaattctgatttttttttgcctTATCCTAATCTTGTGCTTGCAATTCCGAGCCCGAAAACTTATTTTATTGTTTGTTTTCTTATTTTTGACTACTTTTACATGGTTTTCGAGTGTGTGCCTCTGCGATTCTGCTCAAATGGTTGAATATCTTTCTGACGCTTCTGACTTTTTCCCTGTAGGAGGATGACGTGCTTCGTGCTCAAATCGCGCACCTTGGAACTGACAAGTACGGATTTCTTTTTTCGCTATCCTCACTTGCAATAACGCCTTCTAAAATTAACCTCGTCCTGTTCTTTCTTTCCCTCTTGTAGCTGGACAGTTATAGCGACACAATTCAAGGATAAGACTGCTAGACAGTGCAGGAGGAGGTATGCACCTCTCTCTGCTGGAAAAAAAAGGGGATCTTTGGTTCTAAATTGTTTGGTTTTATGACGTTTGTAGTATTTGTCCAATTGTATCTTTTATGACATGCAGAAGCGTTGGCTTGGTATCGTGAGCAGAGCTAATTccagtgttttttttttgccctGCTGTTGCTGCAGATGGTACAATTATTTGAACACTGAGTGCAAGAAAGGCGGGTGGTCTCGTGAAGAAGACAAGCTTTTATGCGAGGTGAGAACTTGATGTGTTTCTACCATTTTACTTGCTTGGTGCCACTGCTTCATCAAACAGTTACAATATTTTGGGGCCAAAGTTCATCTCTTGGAGTAGGAGGGATTAGAGAGGGAAATTGAGTTTCAGGACCTAGACTAGATAGAATATTGGTCAAGAGATCATAATTCAGAGAAACAGGGTTGCaagaaaggaagaaaagaagcttTACAAATACTAGAGTTTTTCTCTTGGTTGCTTATTTAGCAGCAGCTGTTTGAGCTTCTTGGGCCATGAGACACCACACTTTATCTAGCTTCCTTGGTGAACACTAACACCTGCACAGGCAAATAGTTGTGTGTCCATGGAGCTACACATGAGTGCTGATGATGGATTTGTTTTTTGAATTGTAGGACATATGATTGTTATTGATGCGAACAACTAGAAGGGATCATACATTGCTCAAAAGCTATAATAGAATAACCATTCCCTTTGATTAGGCCGCTAGTTATGTTCTGACACATTTGCAATGGTGCATAAGAGAAATTAGGAAACCACCTGTTATTAGTGTTTGTTATTGCTGTAGAACTCTTGTAGTGCCAAATGATAATCTTGGACTTGTCAACATGCAGACTCAAAAGGTTCTTGGTAACAAATGGACTGAAATAGCAAAGGTTGTCTCCGGGAGGTGAGTGTCTTGCAAATGGTTATATGCTGTAAGGTGAAAAGAGTAATCAATGTTGGATATGTGAAACAAGATATCTGACATGTGAATTTTTCGTTTGCCTCTAATAGGACTGATAATGCAGTGAAGAATAGGTTTTCCACATTATGCAAAAGGCGGGCCAATAATGATGACCTGTTCGAGGAAAATACTGCAGTATGTTCCAATGCAAATGCAAAGAGGGTACTGACACAGACTGGTGGCCTCACACATGGTGCACCTAGCTCCTCGCCACCTATTAAGAACATGAGGTACACACAGTACCAGCAGAAGCTATTGGTTAATAATGCGAATCAACTTACACATATTTACCTGTTCTTTTCTGCAACCAGGTCTTTCAAACTTGATTTCAAGGAGAACATAGCACCAAATACGAAGTCATTTGGGCAAGAGAAGAGCATAGGACAAGATTCTCGGCAACCCCTTGCTGACCTTTGTCCACCCAATCAAAGTGTGAATATTGTGGAAACCCAAAATTCTGTTACTAGGACCTCAGCAAAGCAATTATATGGTGAGGAGCAGAGTTGTGAGCCTACTATCCTAGATACTGATTTAATGTGATTCAGGTGCTGTGTCAATGTTTGAACTTGCTCCATGTGCACAATTTCAGGTGTGAAGCATGAGGGTAATTTCTTGAACAAGAATGATCCAAAGTTTGCTACATTACTTCAGCAAGCTGATTTGCTTTCTTCCCTAGCAACAAAAGTAAAAACTGAAAACACGAGCCAAAGCATGGATGAAGCCTGGCAGGTATGGCATCGCCAACTTGATGGCCAGAAGTTTCATACTATAGATCTATAGTATTTTAGTATTTATAATAAACTGTTTTATGCTTGACCTTTCAGAAATTACAGCATCATTTGGTTAAGAAAGATGACAATGACATGTCAGAAAGCAGCATGTCTGGAACAGCTTCACTCCTAGAGGACCTCGATGATTTAATTGTAGATCCCTATGAgaatgaagaggaagatgaacagATGTCCAGGTAAATAATGAATAATATGTCATCCTTTTGGTTAAATCTATTGCCTCAGCTGTTGATCCACCATCATTCTAATAATCAGGGAGCAGAATGGAGTAACATCAGAAATGGCTCCTGATCATATAATGGATGATTGCTCAGTAGATCCGGTAGATCAGGGCACAGAAGATAATATTCTCTGTGGAATCACACTGTCTAGTTGTATGGAACCTTCCCCAGGTAACCTATGCTCTTAATCTGAACTTAGTTACATGCAGTTTCATCCACATCACAGAAGATTATTGACTTCTGAAGCTAAAACAGGTGCAGAAATTCTAGCTTATGTAAACTCAGATGAAGCTGCGGGAGATGGGGGGCTTCATTGCATGGAATACAGTTCTCCTGAGCAGACAGCTTTGCAAGCTAAAGCAGATGCGGAAATACCAGCATCCGTAGACTTGTGTGAGGCTGCCGAAGGTAGCTGGTCTCAGTTCATGGAATACATTTCTCCTGCTCATACAGTTTTGCATGCTGAAGCAGATGCAGAAAAACCAGTATCCGTAAACTTGAGCGAGGCTGCCGAAGGTAGCTTGCCTCATTGTATGGAATACATGTCTCCTGCTGATACAGTTATGCATGCTGAAGCAGATGCAGAAAAACCAGTATCCGTAAACTTGAGTGAGGCTGCCGAAGGTAGCTTGCTTCAATGTATTGAATACAGGTCTCCTGCTCATACACTTTTGCCAGCTAAAACAGAACCAGAACCAGCATCTGTAAACTCGAGTGAGGCTGCTGAAAGTAGATTACCTCTGTGTACGGAGTACATGTCTCCTGCTCATACACTTTTGCCAGCTAAAATAGATCCAGAAATACAAGCATCTGTAAACTTGAGTGAGGATGCTCAAGACGACAGTCTTCAATGTACAGAATATACCTCTCCCGCTCATACAGATTTGCAAGCTAATGCTGATGCAGAAATACAAGAGAAGGTTGCCCAAGATAGCAGGCTTCAGTGTGTTGAATTTAATTCCCCTGCTCACAGGGCTATCAAAGGTAAAGCATGTGTGAGAAAACAAGCTTCGGAGAACTGTAGCGAGGTTCCGAAAGATAGCAACACACACCCATGCATGGAATTCACCTCTCCTGCTCATACAGTCCCAACTTTCCATCCATACACAGAGAACGTGCCAACTCCAAAAATTACTGCCAGTGTAAGCATTTGACTTCTATCTTGTGATTGCTATCAATATTTTGCACACAAAATCATACCTGAAGTAAATACTTGGTAAAGTTACTCACGTATGTATTTTCTTGAACTTTCCAGGAGAAGAATTTTCTACTGTCGGTGCTTGGGTTGGCCTCACCTGGGTCGAAGCCAGAAACTTCTCAACAGCCTTCTTGCAAAAGGGCTCTTCTTAATAGCCTTTGAGAGGGGTATATATATCTTTTATGCAAATAAATTTTGCATTTTAGGTTCAAAACCAAGCCTTGCCATGCTCCTCAGCATGTATACCTTGGCTCCCCTAGATCTAATTTTTAACTAGGGTAGTTCTTGCTACTCCTATTTGCATCAAGTGTACCTAGCTCGTCCAGTTGTTTGTACGAGGTCTCGGTAGTTTGGTTTGTTGTTGGTTGTACATATCGCATTGGAGGCGGTGTTGTAGTAGCATACAGAATTGAAAGAAGGGGTGATGTGCCCTGAGAGTTACAGCTTGTATTCAAAATATAGAATAAGGTATTCTTTGTGTAATTAACTCCCTGTAACCTTTTATGTCCGGTGCGGAATATATTGGCTTGGTTTGTGGTGTGATGTAATGGCTATCTTTCTTGCGGAACATATATGTGGTTGAATGAATAGTATGCGTCTTCATCAGGTTGTGTACTTCTGTTTGTTGTGATAATCATTAGGTTGGGTACTTGatgtttccttttattttttttccttttctcatTTAGAAActcatttttttttttactgaagATGAAGTGGTAGCTATTGAAACAGCTATGTGACCCGGTAGCTATCTCCAATCCGATCTGATTCTAGGAAGAACTTATATTTGAGGGTTTCGCAGGTAAAACTCTTAATCTTGGCAAGGACAATCTTGGTATAACAAACAGGACCTAAAGGTAAGTTGTGCTTATGAGGCCAGATTATATGTTTTCTTTGACATGAACTTGAAAGTCGTTTGAGAAAGAAAaacatattttttttttcttatatCACACTTCCTGGGAAATTGTATACTCGGTCCTTCCATAAAAAGTTatctcaactttatcaaaatttagatgtatctctaTATATACTAAATTGGGTCCGGATACATCCAAGTTTAAACAAAGCTAAGACATCCTTTCTGAGGAGGAACCTTCTCGGCTCCTGATTTTGTCGCCAAAATTGTGGCCAAAATTAATTTACTCATTTTTTAAATTTAGAATCAACCTTTTTTCGTGTAGAAAATATAGAGCAATATCAGAAAAAATAGTGAAATAATAAGAGAAAATAAAGTCAAACATTGATTTAGGTCAAAGCAGCCCAAGCCCAGGCATCGAGTGTACTGGATCCCCGTCACATACTGCCAAGCCCAAACTACGGGAATCCTATGGCCACGTGTACTTAACCTGGCCCGTCGCCCCCTTCTCCCCTTTGGTTCGTATCCTCCCAGTTCGTCTTCACTTCCCGCCCGGCCGCCCCGAGCACCCAATGGGAGCGTGACCCAGCTTGCGGCCGAGCGGGACAGCCGTCGTCTTCACTTTCCGCAGGATTCCAAGGTGAAATCGCCTACCGAGTCTTTCATCTGTGTTGGAGTTTGAACTTTGCTGTGATTTTTTGGGGATTTTAATCGAGCTACTTTTCTGGAGGTTTATTTTTTCGGATTTCTAAATCGGATCGATACGACAGATCGCGACGGAGTCCGGGATTTGATCGATTTCTGAACTTATTTCGTGCTGATTCGTTTGGTATCTCCTAGATCCTGATCCGCCTGTTCGTCCTCGGCTGTTCTTGGTTCTGGAGGTCAGGACTCAGGAGGCAGGAGCTGAGCTGCTCCCCCTCGTGCTACCCGGCTTAAACCACGCGATTTCCTGTCGATTTCCGCCGCTTTTGGTTCCATCTTTTAATTTCTCGAATTTTATTCCTTattttagaatttaaaatttgaattttccatcgGATTCCTCCTGCCTGCCAATCACGAGTTCGAAACCGCCCGCCGTGCTTGGCCGCGTGCCCCAGAAATTTTCTCCTCTCACTCTCTCGGTGGGGTGCCCTAATTTTCATCAGTTTTAAAAATTTCAGATTTTTCCCTTCCCCGGAGCCGTCGCCTCCGCCGCCCCCAAATCTCGCCGCGAGCGATGGACTTCGACTTCGACTTCgactgcgccgccgcctcc includes these proteins:
- the LOC124674506 gene encoding transcription factor MYB124-like, with the translated sequence MATGPDLTSSSAAADAASSAAKKDRHIVSWSAEEDDVLRAQIAHLGTDNWTVIATQFKDKTARQCRRRWYNYLNTECKKGGWSREEDKLLCETQKVLGNKWTEIAKVVSGRTDNAVKNRFSTLCKRRANNDDLFEENTAVCSNANAKRVLTQTGGLTHGAPSSSPPIKNMRSFKLDFKENIAPNTKSFGQEKSIGQDSRQPLADLCPPNQSVNIVETQNSVTRTSAKQLYGVKHEGNFLNKNDPKFATLLQQADLLSSLATKVKTENTSQSMDEAWQKLQHHLVKKDDNDMSESSMSGTASLLEDLDDLIVDPYENEEEDEQMSREQNGVTSEMAPDHIMDDCSVDPVDQGTEDNILCGITLSSCMEPSPGAEILAYVNSDEAAGDGGLHCMEYSSPEQTALQAKADAEIPASVDLCEAAEGSWSQFMEYISPAHTVLHAEADAEKPVSVNLSEAAEGSLPHCMEYMSPADTVMHAEADAEKPVSVNLSEAAEGSLLQCIEYRSPAHTLLPAKTEPEPASVNSSEAAESRLPLCTEYMSPAHTLLPAKIDPEIQASVNLSEDAQDDSLQCTEYTSPAHTDLQANADAEIQEKVAQDSRLQCVEFNSPAHRAIKGKACVRKQASENCSEVPKDSNTHPCMEFTSPAHTVPTFHPYTENVPTPKITASEKNFLLSVLGLASPGSKPETSQQPSCKRALLNSL